One region of Culex pipiens pallens isolate TS chromosome 2, TS_CPP_V2, whole genome shotgun sequence genomic DNA includes:
- the LOC120431047 gene encoding protein FRA10AC1 homolog — MSRRLAKLSPYELHKHLINEYFLTRPGATRWLQRDSSRDKTDHDVIRENHRFLWDGETVDSWEKELAKKYYDKLFKEYCIADFSRYKENKVAMRWRIEKEVVVGKGQFICGSRACEERDTLRSWEVNFAYLEHGAKKNALVKLRLCPKCSDKLNYHSKKREIKRLKKRERSQKKSRRSGDTEIEEDVTAVEQQDKSKEDAQEIDQEISKPPESTNELDLPSGSSTSAENLWSKGPEIEDKTREEEFDEYLEDLLL; from the exons ATGTCCCGCCGGTTGGCCAAGCTGAGCCCGTACGAGCTGCACAAGCACCTGATCAACGAGTACTTTTTGACGCGGCCCGGGGCGACGCGATGGCTGCAGCGAGATTCGTCCCGGGACAAAACGGACCACGACGTGATCCGGGAGAACCATCGGTTCCTGTGGGACGGGGAGACGGTCGATTCGTGGGAGAAGGAGCTGGCCAAGAAGTACTACGACAAGCTGTTCAAGGAGTACTGCATTGCGGATTTTAGCCGGTACAAGGAGAATAAG GTTGCAATGCGCTGGCGAATCGAAAAGGAGGTCGTCGTCGGCAAAGGCCAATTCATCTGCGGCAGTCGAGCATGCGAGGAACGAGACACGCTGCGCAGCTGGGAGGTCAACTTTGCCTATCTGGAACATGGGGCCAAGAAGAACGCCCTGGTCAAGTTAC GATTGTGCCCGAAATGTTCGGATAAGTTGAATTATCACTCCAAAAAGCGGGAAATTAAGCGGTTGAAGAAACGGGAACGTTCGCAGAAAAAGTCTAGGAGAAGCGGTGACACCGAAATCGAGGAAGACGTTACAGCTGTGGAACAGCAGGATAAGTCCAAAGAAGACGCACAAGAAATTGATCAAGAAATCAGCAAACCACCAGAATCGACAAATGAGCTCGATTTGCCGAGTGGATCTTCAACTTCCGCGGAGAATCTTTGGTCAAAAG GTCCAGAAATCGAGGATAAAACGAGGGAAGAGGAATTCGACGAATATTTGGAAGATTTACTCCTATAA
- the LOC120431048 gene encoding zinc finger protein Xfin-like yields MVMCRLCGKNSPKNDILKKDRHFQEKANDVICMWLITNKDSLPNDVCDPCQTQVEQCYTFKHACRSTQQGFKSGAIALPKPPAPLVDCSDIVQQTLDLITSLAPPRKRGRPPKENRQPPAETASVRVVKMRRKNGHRLMPYQDENGNRLLVPRPWARKYKEAAYMSTEQYRKYATRMDVKARPKKTIVCDECGKEIPETRIDGHRNRHLGLTPYECEKCGDKFHCKMNRRNHELRNHVVGEKRSCETCGKEFTSNMTYKQHVRVVHGERRYACTICPLKMASKTALTTHLKMHNQTRDFKCAECGKKFYAKSVLNIHMRTHSGERPYRCSVEGCGGEGFVHRNMYVFHMERNHPGEPLMYLEAKGRIKESWRKKLASV; encoded by the exons atgGTAATGTGTCGACTTTGTGGAAAAAATTCTCCTAAGAATGACATTCTTAAGAAAG ACCGTCACTTCCAGGAAAAGGCCAACGACGTGATTTGTATGTGG CTCATCACCAACAAAGACTCCTTGCCGAACGACGTCTGCGACCCATGCCAAACCCAAGTGGAACAATGCTACACCTTCAAACATGCCTGCCGTTCAACCCAGCAAGGCTTCAAATCCGGTGCCATCGCCCTTCCCAAGCCACCAGCCCCCCTGGTGGACTGTTCCGACATCGTGCAGCAAACGCTGGACCTCATCACGAGTTTGGCCCCGCCGCGAAAGCGCGGCCGACCTCCAAAAGAGAACCGGCAACCACCGGCCGAGACTGCGTCGGTCAGAGTGGTCAAGATGAGGCGCAAAAATGGCCACCGACTGATGCCGTACCAGGACGAGAACGGGAACCGGCTGCTCGTGCCGCGGCCGTGGGCCCGCAAGTACAAGGAAGCGGCCTACATGTCGACGGAACAGTACCGGAAGTACGCCACCCGGATGGACGTCAAAGCGCGGCCCAAGAAGACGATCGTGTGCGACGAGTGCGGGAAGGAGATTCCCGAGACGCGGATCGATGGCCACCGGAACCGGCACCTCGGGTTGACGCCGTACGAGTGCGAAAAGTGCGGCGATAAGTTCCACTGCAAGATGAACCGCCGGAACCACGAGCTGAGGAACCACGTCGTGGGGGAAAAGCGGTCGTGTGAGACCTGCGGCAAGGAGTTTACCAGCAACATGACCTACAAGCAGCACGTGCGGGTTGTCCACGGGGAACGCCGCTATGCGTGCACCATTTGTCCGCTGAAGATGGCATCCAA GACTGCATTAACGACGCATCTGAAAATGCACAACCAAACGCGGGACTTCAAGTGTGCCGAGTGCGGGAAGAAGTTCTACGCCAAGTCGGTTCTCAACATTCATATGCGGACCCATAGCGGAGAGCGGCCTTACCGGTGCAGCGTGGAGGGTTGTGGGGGCGAAGGGTTCGTACACCGGAACATGTACGTGTTTCACATGGAGCGGAACCATCCGGGGGAGCCGTTGATGTACCTGGAGGCAAAAGGCAGGATTAAAGAGTCGTGGAGGAAGAAGTTGGCCAGTGTTTAG
- the LOC120431044 gene encoding inactive CLIP domain-containing serine protease A28-like, with translation MNLITLGMLCLFGQVLAQNSDEDDPFEDLTKCPGGYCVDIHLCVNNSIVTDGESIIEFGERFGGEPIEVSVNKAENEDECEMFLKRCCPHEGSNPRINPTSNNPQNEDDLPEPPPSCGRGHPNGYMYRVKDVSVAQYGEFPWMAGLFRRNSSTNELEYFCGGSLIHKQVVLTAAHCLRNFTTPHGLTVRLGDWDIANANEPHKHKDFAVRKIIKHEEWHTLKYHNDLALLILNKPATLAKNVNLLCLPTGDDSFDDERCVAIGWGKDVKRGTYAEVLKKVELPVVEHRACQRMLRQTRLGPFFRLHTGFLCAGGEAGVDTCKGDGGAPLMCDRGDGTFVQAGIVAWGMGCGLKDVSGVYVRVPKYSGWIETKIKQESLD, from the exons ATGAATTTGATTACACTTGGTATGTTGTGTCTGTTCGGACAGGTTTTGGCACAGAACTCCGACGAAGATGATCCTTTTGAAGATTTGACT aaatgtccTGGAGGATATTGCGTGGATATTCACCTCTGTGTGAACAACAGCATCGTAACCGATGGAGAAAGCATCATTGAGTTTGGAGAAAG ATTTGGAGGAGAACCAATAGAAGTGAGCGTTAACAAGGCCGAAAACGAGGATGAATGCGAAATGTTCCTGAAACGTTGCTGCCCTCACGAGGGGTCCAACCCTCGTATAAACCCCACCTCAAACAATCCCCAAAACGAGGACGATCTTCCAGAACCACCCCCGTCATGCGGCCGGGGCCACCCCAACGGTTACATGTACCGCGTGAAAGACGTATCTGTCGCCCAGTACGGCGAGTTCCCCTGGATGGCCGGACTGTTCCGTCGGAATTCGTCGACGAACGAGCTAGAGTACTTTTGCGGTGGCTCGTTGATCCACAAGCAGGTCGTCCTAACAGCAGCGCACTGTCTGAGAAACTTTACCACCCCGCATGGGTTGACGGTCCGCTTGGGCGATTGGGACATTGCCAACGCGAACGAACCTCACAAGCACAAGGACTTTGCCGTGCGGAAGATCATCAAGCACGAGGAGTGGCACACCCTCAAGTACCACAACGATCTGGCCCTGCTGATCCTGAACAAGCCAGCAACCCTGGCCAAGAACGTCAACCTGCTCTGCCTGCCAACGGGGGATGATTCCTTCGACGACGAACGGTGCGTGGCCATCGGTTGGGGCAAGGACGTCAAGCGGGGAACCTACGCCGAAGTGCTGAAGAAGGTCGAACTTCCGGTGGTTGAGCATCGAGCCTGTCAACGGATGCTGCGGCAGACGAGGTTGGGACCGTTCTTCCGGCTGCACACGGGATTCCTGTGCGCAGGGGGTGAAGCTGgggtggacacttgcaagggcGACGGAGGGGCACCGTTGATGTGTGATCGGGGGGACGGGACGTTCGTGCAGGCTGGGATCGTGGCTTGGGGAATGGGTTGTGGGCTGAAGGATGTTTCCGGAGTTTATGTGAGGGTGCCAAAATATTCCGGGTGGATTGAGACGAAAATTAAGCAGGAGAGTTTGGATTGA
- the LOC120431052 gene encoding inactive CLIP domain-containing serine protease A28-like has translation MTLLVILRTLYLFTIVHCLRSGSAQKLVDVDRLEECPGGYCVRLHLCINETIVTEEEFEIDIRNRIGSDPIEVSTNKDENPDPCEQFLLRCCPAEKDSTTISPIEPAISTDRPEVIPEPPRSCGRGYPAGHIVHVQDNSLAQYGEFPWTAGLFQTGGSAEGSAYICGGSLIHPRVILTAAHCVRNVTHPDQLMVRLGEWDIANENEPYAHQDFAVHKIIKHQEWHPQKYHNDLALLILDKPVVLAEGINTVCLPKPGQSFDNKRCVAVGWGKDVRKNRQYADVLKKIKVPVIEHDRCQQMLRQTKLTSVFRLDGSFLCAGGEVGVDTCKGDGGSPLMCDRGDGTYVQTGIVAWGIDCGRENVPGVYVKVAKFVEWIKGTIQREGLTMV, from the exons ATGACCTTGCTGGTGATACTAAGAACTCTGTACCTTTTCACGATAGTGCACTGCTTGAGATCGGGCTCGGCACAAAAGTTAGTTGATGTAGATCGTTTGGAG GAATGCCCCGGCGGATATTGCGTCAGGCTACACCTGTGCATCAACGAGACCATCGTAACGGAGGAGGAATTTGAGATCGACATCAGAAATCGCATCGGCAGCGATCCCATTGAAGTTAG CACAAACAAGGATGAAAATCCGGATCCATGCGAACAATTTCTACTGCGATGTTGCCCCGCCGAGAAGGATAGTACTACGATTAGTCCGATAGAACCAGCAATATCAACGGATCGACCGGAAGTCATTCCGGAACCACCCCGATCATGCGGTCGCGGATATCCAGCTGGACACATTGTTCACGTCCAGGACAACTCGCTGGCGCAGTACGGTGAATTCCCGTGGACTGCCGGACTTTTCCAGACCGGGGGATCTGCCGAAGGTTCCGCCTACATCTGCGGCGGGTCGTTGATCCATCCGCGGGTGATCCTCACCGCAGCCCATTGCGTACGTAACGTCACCCATCCGGATCAACTGATGGTCCGTCTCGGCGAGTGGGACATTGCCAACGAGAACGAACCGTACGCCCATCAGGACTTTGCCGTTCATAAGATCATCAAGCACCAGGAGTGGCACCCCCAGAAGTACCACAACGATCTTGCCCTGTTGATCCTGGACAAACCGGTCGTTTTGGCCGAGGGCATCAACACGGTCTGCCTACCGAAACCAGGTCAATCCTTTGACAACAAACGATGCGTGGCCGTCGGTTGGGGCAAGGACGTCCGCAAGAACCGTCAGTACGCCGACGTGCTGAAGAAGATCAAAGTGCCGGTGATCGAGCACGACCGGTGTCAACAGATGCTCAGGCAGACCAAGTTGACGTCGGTCTTTCGGCTGGACGGTAGCTTCCTGTGTGCCGGCGGGGAAGTCGGCGTGGACACGTGCAAGGGCGATGGAGGTTCACCGTTGATGTGCGATCGTGGTGACGGAACGTACGTACAGACCGGGATCGTAGCCTGGGGAATCGACTGCGGTCGGGAGAATGTTCCCGGGGTTTACGTGAAAGTGGCGAAATTTGTGGAGTGGATAAAGGGGACGATTCAGCGGGAAGGTTTGACGATGGTATGA
- the LOC120431053 gene encoding phenoloxidase-activating factor 2-like, which yields MKPITTGRTLMLWLAIFCAFGMVIAQIEDDYDDDDPFKSMRKCPGGYCVAIHLCQNNRIVTEGEGLIDDRTAADDYDEPIMVSTDKDDNNDVCEEFLLKCCPHGDRANIRVVPPVPEAKDQPDAPPPMTCGQGHPDGYIYRVNNTDFVAQYGEFPWTAALFRDDPMSDQPQYFCGGSLIDPQVVLTAAHCLRNFSDPHGLTVRLGEWDIANENEPYEHQDFAVRKIIKHEEWHTKKYHNDLALLILDKPASLGPTINSVCLPEVDEDFNGKRCVAVGWGKDVKKDKYAEVLKKVELPVVANRPCQRMLRQTLLGPIFQLHSSFLCAGGEAGVDMCKGDGGAPLMCDRGDGKYVQTGIVAWGVGCAQENVPGVYLKVAKFVDWIEDQLNLEGIEAVARN from the exons ATGAAGCCGATAACGACGGGGAGAACTTTGATGCTGTGGTTGGCGATTTTCTGTGCTTTTGGGATGGTGATTGCTCAGATTGAGGACGATTACGACGACGATGATCCTTTTAAAAGCATGAGG AAATGTCCCGGAGGATACTGCGTGGCCATTCACCTGTGCCAAAACAATAGAATCGTGACGGAAGGCGAAGGTTTAATCGATGACCG AACTGCCGCTGACGATTACGACGAACCCATAATGGTCAGCACAGACAAAGACGATAACAACGATGTCTGCGAAGAATTTTTGCTCAAGTGCTGTCCTCACGGAGATCGAGCTAACATACGAGTAGTTCCGCCTGTACCGGAAGCTAAAGATCAACCGGACGCTCCACCGCCAATGACCTGCGGTCAGGGTCATCCCGATGGTTACATCTACCGCGTGAACAACACCGATTTCGTTGCCCAGTACGGCGAGTTCCCCTGGACCGCGGCACTGTTCCGCGACGATCCAATGTCAGATCAGCCGCAATACTTTTGCGGTGGATCGTTGATCGATCCTCAGGTCGTCCTAACGGCAGCCCACTGTCTGAGGAACTTCTCCGACCCGCACGGATTGACGGTCCGTCTCGGCGAGTGGGACATTGCCAACGAGAACGAACCGTACGAGCATCAGGACTTTGCCGTGCGGAAGATCATCAAGCACGAGGAGTGGCATACCAAGAAATACCACAACGATCTGGCCCTGCTGATCCTGGACAAGCCGGCCAGTTTGGGTCCGACCATCAACTCGGTCTGCCTGCCGGAAGTGGACGAAGATTTCAACGGTAAACGGTGCGTGGCCGTCGGTTGGGGCAAGGACGTCAAGAAGGACAAGTATGCTGAAGTGCTGAAGAAGGTCGAACTTCCGGTGGTGGCCAACAGGCCTTGCCAACGAATGTTGCGTCAAACGCTGCTTGGACCGATCTTCCAGCTGCACTCGAGTTTCCTGTGTGCCGGCGGAGAAGCCGGAGTTGACATGTGCAAGGGCGACGGAGGAGCACCGTTGATGTGTGATCGAGGGGACGGGAAGTATGTGCAGACCGGGATCGTGGCCTGGGGTGTGGGTTGCGCGCAAGAGAACGTTCCGGGGGTGTATCTGAAGGTGGCCAAGTTTGTCGATTGGATCGAGGATCAGCTAAACCTGGAAGGTATTGAGGCTGTTGCGAGGAACTGA
- the LOC120430089 gene encoding zinc finger protein 8-like isoform X1 gives MNFFIPNDQLKRDGIYLPQHLPMLPPGLQQNHYQLQQIHQQHLQQQQQQQQQQSTAQHHQQQQSGNPPPPQQQLQPPPGMIVNLKKEIDPYENNTPPVSHNVVVQHIQHQLNVPQLLAAGGLLQQPPQDQGSAGGPPSGATPAPATTGKKKKKPKAAKTIVLPPLPEGFIIKIKEEYTENYVRTVTKIPEEQFIRTIKPPGKKERKYHDYNQVSEYRCDICGKYFKDKYKLNYHVRIHSPELSHRFTHRCDECGKVFAHQSTLTNHKRIHSGERAFKCATCGKAFVQSSALSNHTKIHTGERPHECLICGISFIQKINLIYHIRIHSNERPYRCNICNKSFIQQSHIKNHMKVHKKGNPLDCSICGKSYTDLNELTEHYSSHTVELPFRCQTCGKCFAQANHLKIHKKNFCNKSSGGNN, from the exons atgaACTT CTTCATCCCGAACGACCAGCTGAAGCGGGATGGAATCTACCTCCCACAGCATCTTCCTATGCTCCCGCCGGGACTCCAGCAGAACCACTACCAGCTGCAGCAAATCCACCAGCAACActtgcaacagcagcagcagcaacaacagcaacagtcCACTGCCCAgcaccatcagcagcagcaatctggtAATCCGCCACCCCCGCAACAGCAACTACAACCTCCACCGGGGATGATTGTCAACCTGAAGAAGGAGATCGATCCGTACGAGAACAATACACCTCCGGTGTCGCATAACGTCGTCGTCCAGCACATCCAGCACCAGCTGAACGTGCCTCAACTGCTGGCCGCCGGAGGACTGCTGCAGCAGCCTCCCCAGGATCAGGGTTCCGCTGGCGGACCACCTTCTGGAGCGACTCCCGCACCTGCCACCACgggcaaaaagaagaaaaaaccgaAAGCGGCCAAAACCATCGTTCTGCCACCCCTTCCGGAGGGGTTTATCATCAAGATCAAGGAGGAGTACACCGAGAACTACGTGCGCACCGTTACCAAGATCCCCGAGGAGCAGTTCATCCGGACGATCAAACCGCCGGGCAAGAAGGAGCGCAAGTACCACGACTACAACCAGGTGTCCGAGTATCGGTGCGACATCTGTGGCAAGTACTTCAAGGACAAGTACAAACTCAACTACCACGTCCGGATCCACAGCCCCGAGCTGTCCCACAG GTTTACTCACAGGTGCGACGAGTGCGGCAAGGTATTTGCCCACCAGTCAACGCTGACCAACCACAAGCGGATCCATTCGG GCGAGCGCGCCTTCAAGTGCGCCACCTGCGGCAAGGCGTTCGTGCAGAGTTCGGCCCTCTCGAACCACACCAAGATCCACACGGGCGAGCGGCCCCACGAGTGTCTCATCTGCGGCATCAGCTTCATCCAGAAGATCAACCTGATCTACCACATCCGCATTCACAGCAACGAGCGGCCGTACCGGTGCAACATCTGCAACAAGTCGTTCATCCAGCAGAGCCATATCAAGAACCACATGAAGGTGCACAAAAAGGGCAACCCGCTGGACTGCAGCATTTGTG ggAAAAGCTACACGGATCTCAACGAGCTGACCGAGCACTACTCGTCCCACACGGTCGAGCTGCCATTTCGTTGCCAGACCTGTGGAAAGTGCTTTGCCCAGGCGAACCACCTCAAAATTCACAAGAAGAACTTTTGCAACAAAAGCAGCGGCGGCAACAattga
- the LOC120430089 gene encoding zinc finger protein 90-like isoform X2, with translation MNFFIPNDQLKRDGIYLPQHLPMLPPGLQQNHYQLQQIHQQHLQQQQQQQQQQSTAQHHQQQQSGNPPPPQQQLQPPPGMIVNLKKEIDPYENNTPPVSHNVVVQHIQHQLNVPQLLAAGGLLQQPPQDQGSAGGPPSGATPAPATTGKKKKKPKAAKTIVLPPLPEGFIIKIKEEYTENYVRTVTKIPEEQFIRTIKPPGKKERKYHDYNQVSEYRCDICGKYFKDKYKLNYHVRIHSPELSHRCDECGKVFAHQSTLTNHKRIHSGERAFKCATCGKAFVQSSALSNHTKIHTGERPHECLICGISFIQKINLIYHIRIHSNERPYRCNICNKSFIQQSHIKNHMKVHKKGNPLDCSICGKSYTDLNELTEHYSSHTVELPFRCQTCGKCFAQANHLKIHKKNFCNKSSGGNN, from the exons atgaACTT CTTCATCCCGAACGACCAGCTGAAGCGGGATGGAATCTACCTCCCACAGCATCTTCCTATGCTCCCGCCGGGACTCCAGCAGAACCACTACCAGCTGCAGCAAATCCACCAGCAACActtgcaacagcagcagcagcaacaacagcaacagtcCACTGCCCAgcaccatcagcagcagcaatctggtAATCCGCCACCCCCGCAACAGCAACTACAACCTCCACCGGGGATGATTGTCAACCTGAAGAAGGAGATCGATCCGTACGAGAACAATACACCTCCGGTGTCGCATAACGTCGTCGTCCAGCACATCCAGCACCAGCTGAACGTGCCTCAACTGCTGGCCGCCGGAGGACTGCTGCAGCAGCCTCCCCAGGATCAGGGTTCCGCTGGCGGACCACCTTCTGGAGCGACTCCCGCACCTGCCACCACgggcaaaaagaagaaaaaaccgaAAGCGGCCAAAACCATCGTTCTGCCACCCCTTCCGGAGGGGTTTATCATCAAGATCAAGGAGGAGTACACCGAGAACTACGTGCGCACCGTTACCAAGATCCCCGAGGAGCAGTTCATCCGGACGATCAAACCGCCGGGCAAGAAGGAGCGCAAGTACCACGACTACAACCAGGTGTCCGAGTATCGGTGCGACATCTGTGGCAAGTACTTCAAGGACAAGTACAAACTCAACTACCACGTCCGGATCCACAGCCCCGAGCTGTCCCACAG GTGCGACGAGTGCGGCAAGGTATTTGCCCACCAGTCAACGCTGACCAACCACAAGCGGATCCATTCGG GCGAGCGCGCCTTCAAGTGCGCCACCTGCGGCAAGGCGTTCGTGCAGAGTTCGGCCCTCTCGAACCACACCAAGATCCACACGGGCGAGCGGCCCCACGAGTGTCTCATCTGCGGCATCAGCTTCATCCAGAAGATCAACCTGATCTACCACATCCGCATTCACAGCAACGAGCGGCCGTACCGGTGCAACATCTGCAACAAGTCGTTCATCCAGCAGAGCCATATCAAGAACCACATGAAGGTGCACAAAAAGGGCAACCCGCTGGACTGCAGCATTTGTG ggAAAAGCTACACGGATCTCAACGAGCTGACCGAGCACTACTCGTCCCACACGGTCGAGCTGCCATTTCGTTGCCAGACCTGTGGAAAGTGCTTTGCCCAGGCGAACCACCTCAAAATTCACAAGAAGAACTTTTGCAACAAAAGCAGCGGCGGCAACAattga
- the LOC120430088 gene encoding uncharacterized protein LOC120430088 — protein sequence MKLFIVLAVAIAVSSGAPAEESKKDKRGIIEIGHNFHYEEPSLVYEQHHAVPVTVEKHVPVAVKVPYPVHVEKHVPVIVEKKVPVYVEKKVHVAVDRPVPYPVEVNVPVLHKKIVEVAKPYPVYVEQARPVVVKDDHYYGGQFYKKPYWG from the exons ATGAAG CTGTTCATCGTCTTGGCAGTGGCCATCGCCGTGTCGTCCGGAGCACCCGCCGAGGAGTCCAAGAAGGACAAACGCGGAATCATCGAAATCGGCCACAACTTCCACTACGAGGAACCGTCGCTGGTGTACGAGCAGCACCACGCCGTTCCGGTGACCGTCGAGAAGCACGTCCCCGTGGCGGTGAAGGTCCCCTATCCGGTCCACGTGGAGAAGCACGTGCCCGTCATCGTGGAGAAGAAAGTTCCCGTGTACGTTGAGAAGAAGGTTCATGTGGCTGTTGATCGCCCTGTGCCTTATCCCGTCGAGGTGAACGTTCCGGTGCTGCACAAGAAGATCGTCGAGGTGGCCAAGCCCTACCCGGTGTACGTGGAGCAGGCGCGTCCGGTCGTCGTGAAGGACGATCACTACTACGGTGGACAGTTCTACAAGAAGCCGTACTGGGGTTGA